In Lepus europaeus isolate LE1 chromosome 8, mLepTim1.pri, whole genome shotgun sequence, a single genomic region encodes these proteins:
- the FGB gene encoding fibrinogen beta chain yields MVSWNFQKFKTMKHLLFLLLCTFIVKSQAADDYDDEVLPDARGHRPIDKKREELPSLRPAPPPISEGGYRARPATPVARQTKKERKIPDAGGCLHGDEERGVLCPTGCQLQEDLLRLEKPIKNKVKELRNTMDEVSESSSTTYQYVTLLKDMWQKRQKQAKDNENAINEYSLELEKQKIYIDETVNSNIPTNLRVLRSILETLRSKIQKLESDVSIQMDYCRTPCTVSCNIPVVSGKECEEIIRKGGETSEMYLIQPDSSIKPYRVYCDMNTENGGWTVIQNRQDGSVDFGRKWNPYKEGFGNIARNADGKKYCGLPGEYWLGNDKISQITKIGPTELLIEMEDWNGDKVKAHYGGFTIQNEANKYQISVNKYRGTAGNALMEGASQLVGENRTMTIHNGMFFSTYDRDNDGWLTADPRKQCAKEDGGGWWYNRCHAANPNGRYYWGGHYSWDMAKHGTDDGIVWMNWKGSWYSMKKMSMKIRPFFPQQ; encoded by the exons GTTCTTCCAGATGCCCGTGGTCATCGGCCCATCGACAAGAAGAGGGAAGAACTTCCGAGCCTGAGACCTGCCCCACCTCCCATCAGCGAAGGTGGCTACCGAGCTCGGCCAGCCACACCAGTTGCCAGGCAAAcgaaaaaggagaggaaaatacCTGATGCTGGAGGCTGCCTTCATGGTGATGAAGAGCGG GGAGTGTTGTGTCCCACAGGATGTCAGTTGCAAGAGGACTTGTTAAGACTGGAGAAGCCAATCAAAAACAAGGTTAAGGAGTTACGTAACACAATGGATGAGGTTTCCGAGAGCTCCAGCACCACCTATCAGTACGTGACTCTGCTAAAAGACATGTGGCAAAAGAGGCAGAAGCAAGCAAAAG ATAATGAAAATGCAATAAATGAGTATTCCTTAGagctggaaaagcagaaaatatataTAGATGAGACTGTGAATAGTAATATTCCAACTAACCTTCGCGTGCTCCGTTCAATCCTGGAAACCCTGAGaagcaaaatacaaaaattagaaTCTGATGTCTCAATTCAGATGGACTACTGCCGTACTCCTTGCACTGTCAGTTGTAATATTCCTGTGGTGTCTGGAAAAG AATGTGAGGAAATTATCAGGAAAGGAGGTGAAACATCTGAAATGTATCTCATTCAGCCTGATAGTTCTATCAAACCATATAGAGTATACTGTGATATGAACACAGAAAATGGAG GATGGACAGTAATTCAGAATCGTCAAGATGGCAGTGTTGACTTTGGCAGGAAATGGAATCCATACAAGGAAGGGTTTGGAAACATCGCAAGGAACgcagatgggaaaaaatattgcgGCCTGCCAG gtGAGTATTGGCTTGGAAATGATAAAATTTCCCAGATTACCAAGATAGGACCCACAGAACTTTTGATTGAAATGGAAGACTGGAACGGAGATAAGGTGAAGGCTCACTACGGAGGATTCACTATCCAGAATGAGGCCAACAaataccagatctcagtgaaCAAATACAGAGGAACTGCTGGAAACGCCCTCATGGAGGGGGCATCTCAACTTGTGGGAGAGAACAGAACCATGACCATTCACAACGGCATGTTCTTCAGCACGTATGACAGAGACAATGATGGCTG GCTAACTGCAGATCCCAGAAAACAGTGTGCTAAAGAGGATGGTGGTGGATGGTGGTATAACAGATGCCATGCAGCCAATCCAAATGGCAGATACTACTGGGGTGGACATTACAGCTGGGACATGGCAAAGCATGGCACAGATGATGGCATAGTGTGGATGAACTGGAAGGGGTCATGGTATTCAATGAAGAAGATGTCTATGAAGATCAGGCCCTTCTTCCCACAGCAGTAG